A window of Trichomycterus rosablanca isolate fTriRos1 chromosome 5, fTriRos1.hap1, whole genome shotgun sequence contains these coding sequences:
- the chp1 gene encoding calcineurin B homologous protein 1 has protein sequence MGSRASSLLREEDIEEIKKETGFSHSQITRLYSRFHSLDKGENGALSREDFQRIPELAINPLGDRIINAFFPEGEDQVNFRGFMRTLAHFRPVEDNEKNKDPNSTEPLNSRSNKLLFAFRLYDLDRDNKISRDELLQVLRMMVGVNISDEQLGSIADRTIQEADTNGDLCISFSEFIKVLEKVDVEQKMSIRFLH, from the exons ATGGGTTCCAGAGCTTCATCGTTACTGAGAGAAGAGGACATTGAGGAGATTAAAAAAGAAACTGGAT TTTCTCACAGTCAGATCACACGCCTCTACAGTCGGTTCCACAGCCTGGATAAGGGGGAGAACGGAGctctcag cCGCGAAGATTTTCAAAGAATTCCCGAGTTGGCCATCAATCCACTTGGTGATAGAATAATAAATGCTTTCTTTCCTGAGGG AGAGGATCAGGTGAACTTCAGAGGCTTTATGAGGACATTGGCTCACTTTCGACCTGTAGAGGACAACGAGAAGAATAAAGACCCCAACTCTACTGAGCCCCTCAACAGCAGGAGCAACAAACTGCTTT TTGCTTTTCGGCTGTACGACTTGGACCGAGACAATAAAATATCTCGAGACGAACTACTCCAG gtgcTGCGGATGATGGTCGGTGTGAATATCTCTGATGAGCAGTTGGGCAGCATTGCAGACAGGACCATCCAAGAGGCTGACACCAATGGAGACCTGTGCATCTCCTTCAGCGAGTTTATAAAG